A single region of the Cronobacter condimenti 1330 genome encodes:
- the fnr gene encoding fumarate/nitrate reduction transcriptional regulator Fnr — MIPEKRIIRRIQSGGCAIHCQDCSISQLCIPFTLNEHELDQLDNIIERKKPIQKGQTLFKAGDELKSLYAIRSGTIKSYTITEQGDEQITGFHLAGDLVGFDAIGTAHHPSFAQALETSMVCEIPFETLDDLSGKMPSLRQQMMRLMSGEIKGDQDMILLLSKKNAEERLAAFIYNLSRRFAERGFSPREFRLTMTRGDIGNYLGLTVETISRLLGRFQKSGMLAVKGKYITIENHEILAELAGQSRNVA, encoded by the coding sequence ATGATCCCGGAAAAGCGAATTATACGACGCATTCAGTCTGGCGGTTGTGCCATCCATTGCCAGGATTGCAGTATCAGCCAGTTGTGTATCCCTTTTACTCTGAATGAGCATGAGCTTGATCAGCTCGATAATATTATCGAGCGCAAAAAGCCCATCCAGAAAGGGCAGACGCTGTTTAAAGCGGGCGATGAATTAAAATCGCTGTACGCTATCCGTTCCGGCACCATCAAAAGCTACACCATCACTGAACAAGGCGATGAGCAGATAACTGGCTTTCACCTCGCAGGCGATCTGGTCGGCTTTGACGCTATCGGCACTGCGCATCACCCAAGCTTCGCTCAGGCGCTCGAAACCTCAATGGTCTGTGAGATCCCGTTTGAAACCTTAGACGACCTCTCCGGCAAAATGCCGAGCCTGCGTCAGCAGATGATGCGTCTGATGAGCGGCGAAATTAAAGGCGACCAGGATATGATCTTGCTGCTCTCCAAAAAGAATGCGGAAGAGCGCCTCGCCGCCTTTATCTATAACCTCTCGCGTCGTTTCGCAGAGCGTGGCTTCTCGCCGCGTGAGTTTCGACTGACGATGACCCGTGGTGATATCGGTAACTACCTCGGCCTGACCGTGGAAACCATTAGCCGCCTGCTGGGCCGCTTCCAGAAGAGCGGAATGCTCGCGGTTAAAGGCAAATATATCACCATCGAAAACCACGAAATCCTGGCGGAACTCGCCGGTCAATCCCGCAACGTCGCATAA
- the ydgH gene encoding DUF1471 family protein YdgH: protein MKLKNTLLATALFSAASLSAQAATELTPEQASALKPYDRVVITGRFNALNEAAKAVSRRADDMGAASFYILDTSDTGNSGNWRVVADVYRENAPKAEAPQNRVINGVVELPKEQAIALEPFDTVTVQGFYRSQPEVNDAITKQAKAKGAASFWIVRQVDTNQGGNQRITAFIYKADAKKRVLQSPDAIPADSEAGRAAIAKGGEEAKKVEIPGVATTATPSSDVGRFFETQSSKGGRYTVTLPDGTKVEEVNKITAAQMVPFDSVKFTGHYSSMTDISYNVAKRAAKKGAKYYHITRQWEERGGNMTISADLYK from the coding sequence ATGAAGCTCAAGAACACCCTTCTGGCGACCGCTCTGTTTTCCGCGGCCTCGCTGTCAGCTCAGGCGGCGACAGAGTTAACGCCGGAACAAGCCTCGGCGCTGAAGCCGTATGACCGTGTTGTTATCACGGGCCGCTTCAACGCCCTTAACGAAGCGGCGAAAGCCGTTTCCCGTCGCGCAGATGATATGGGCGCGGCGTCTTTTTATATTCTGGACACCAGCGACACAGGCAACAGCGGCAACTGGCGCGTCGTGGCGGATGTTTACCGCGAAAATGCCCCGAAAGCGGAGGCCCCGCAAAACCGTGTCATCAATGGCGTGGTTGAGCTTCCTAAAGAGCAGGCCATCGCGCTTGAGCCGTTCGACACGGTGACCGTACAAGGCTTCTACCGCAGCCAGCCGGAAGTGAATGACGCCATCACCAAACAGGCGAAAGCCAAAGGTGCGGCCTCCTTCTGGATTGTGCGCCAGGTTGACACCAACCAGGGCGGCAATCAGCGCATCACGGCATTCATTTATAAAGCCGACGCCAAAAAACGCGTGCTGCAAAGCCCTGATGCCATCCCGGCCGATTCCGAGGCTGGCCGCGCAGCTATCGCCAAAGGCGGCGAAGAAGCCAAAAAAGTCGAAATTCCGGGTGTAGCAACCACCGCTACCCCAAGCAGCGATGTCGGCCGCTTCTTTGAAACGCAGTCCTCGAAAGGCGGGCGTTACACTGTCACTCTGCCCGATGGCACTAAAGTAGAAGAAGTGAATAAAATCACCGCAGCCCAGATGGTGCCGTTTGATAGCGTGAAGTTCACCGGCCACTACAGCAGCATGACCGATATCTCCTACAACGTCGCGAAGCGCGCGGCGAAGAAAGGCGCGAAGTACTACCACATTACCCGTCAGTGGGAAGAGCGCGGCGGAAACATGACCATCAGCGCCGATCTCTACAAGTAA
- the uspE gene encoding universal stress protein UspE: protein MARYQNMLVAIDPNQDDQPALRRAVYLHQRIGGRIKAFLPIYDFSYEMTTLLSPDERTAMRQGVISQRTAWIREQAKYYIDAGVPIDIKVVWHNRPFEAIIQEVISGGHDLLLKMTHQHERLESVIFTPTDWHLLRKCSCPVWMVKDQPWPEGGKAVVAVNLASEEPYHTGLNEKLVRETLHLAEQVNHTEVHLVGAYPATPINIAIELPDFDPSVYNDAIRGQHLLAMKALRQKFSISERMTHVEKGLPEEVIPDLAEHLQAGIVVLGTIGRTGLSAAFLGNTAEQVIDHLRCDLLVIKPDDFQSTVELDDEEDDDD from the coding sequence ATGGCAAGGTATCAAAACATGCTGGTGGCCATCGACCCCAATCAGGATGACCAACCGGCTTTACGGCGAGCAGTTTATCTACACCAGCGAATCGGCGGGCGAATCAAAGCCTTTCTGCCGATTTATGACTTCTCCTATGAAATGACCACCCTTCTGTCGCCCGACGAGCGCACCGCCATGCGTCAGGGGGTTATCAGCCAGCGCACCGCATGGATACGCGAGCAGGCGAAATACTATATCGACGCGGGCGTTCCCATCGACATCAAAGTGGTCTGGCACAACCGTCCCTTTGAAGCCATCATTCAGGAAGTGATAAGCGGCGGCCACGATCTGCTGCTGAAAATGACGCACCAGCACGAGCGTCTGGAATCGGTCATTTTCACACCGACCGACTGGCATCTGCTGCGTAAATGTTCGTGCCCGGTCTGGATGGTGAAAGACCAGCCGTGGCCGGAAGGCGGTAAAGCGGTCGTCGCGGTGAATCTCGCCAGCGAAGAACCCTACCACACCGGCCTTAACGAAAAGCTGGTGCGCGAAACGCTGCACCTGGCCGAACAGGTTAACCATACCGAAGTCCATCTGGTCGGCGCTTACCCGGCGACGCCTATTAACATTGCTATCGAACTTCCTGATTTCGACCCGAGCGTATATAACGACGCCATTCGCGGACAGCATCTGCTGGCGATGAAAGCGCTGCGCCAGAAATTCAGCATCAGCGAGCGCATGACGCACGTTGAAAAAGGGCTGCCTGAAGAAGTGATCCCCGATCTCGCCGAGCATTTGCAGGCCGGGATCGTGGTGCTCGGCACTATCGGGCGTACCGGCCTTTCCGCTGCGTTTCTCGGCAATACCGCGGAACAGGTCATCGACCATCTACGCTGCGATTTGCTGGTCATCAAACCCGATGATTTCCAGAGCACCGTCGAACTGGATGATGAAGAGGACGACGACGACTAA
- a CDS encoding amino acid permease, giving the protein MEKKLGLAALTALVLSSMLGAGVFSLPQNMAEVASPAALLIGWGITGVGILLLALAMLFLTRLRPDLDGGIFTYAREGFGELVGFCSAWGYWLCAVIANVSYLVIVFSALSFFTDSPELRLFGDGNTWQAIVGASVLLWVVHFLVLRGVQTAASINLAATLAKLVPLGLFVVLAIIAFRLPTFTLDFTGVDLGVPVWEQVKNTMLITLWVFIGVEGAVVVSARARNKKDVGMATLLAVLAALVVYLLVTLLSLGVLARPELAQMRNPSMAGLMVKMMGSWGEVIIAAGLIVSVCGAYLSWTIMAAEVPLLAAQYKAFPRLFARQNARNAPSASLWLTNASVQICLVLIWATGSDYNTLLTIASEMILVPYFLVGAYLLKIARRPLHKAIAVGACIYGLWLLYASGPMHLLLSVVLYAPGVVFFLYARRTHVENVALKGQEKIVIGLLLIAALPATWMLVR; this is encoded by the coding sequence ATGGAAAAGAAGCTTGGCCTCGCCGCGTTAACCGCGCTTGTTTTAAGTTCCATGCTGGGTGCTGGTGTATTCAGTCTGCCGCAGAATATGGCCGAGGTAGCAAGCCCGGCAGCGCTGCTGATTGGCTGGGGAATTACCGGTGTGGGGATCCTCCTGCTGGCGCTGGCGATGCTCTTTCTTACCCGCCTGCGTCCTGATCTTGATGGCGGCATCTTTACCTACGCACGCGAAGGCTTCGGTGAACTGGTCGGTTTCTGTTCCGCCTGGGGTTACTGGCTGTGCGCCGTTATCGCCAACGTTTCCTATCTGGTTATCGTATTCTCCGCGCTGAGCTTCTTTACTGATTCACCCGAACTGCGTCTTTTTGGCGACGGCAACACCTGGCAGGCTATCGTCGGCGCCTCGGTGCTGCTGTGGGTCGTACATTTTCTGGTGCTTCGCGGCGTGCAGACGGCGGCGAGCATCAACCTGGCCGCGACGCTTGCTAAGCTCGTGCCGCTCGGCCTGTTCGTTGTCCTGGCGATTATCGCGTTCCGCCTGCCGACGTTTACGCTCGATTTTACCGGCGTCGATCTCGGCGTGCCTGTCTGGGAGCAGGTAAAAAACACCATGCTCATCACGCTGTGGGTGTTTATCGGCGTGGAAGGCGCTGTGGTGGTCTCCGCGCGCGCGCGCAATAAAAAAGATGTCGGCATGGCCACCCTGCTGGCCGTACTGGCCGCGCTGGTCGTCTATCTGCTGGTGACCCTGTTATCGCTTGGCGTTCTGGCACGCCCGGAGCTTGCGCAAATGCGCAACCCGTCAATGGCAGGCCTGATGGTGAAAATGATGGGGTCGTGGGGCGAGGTTATCATTGCCGCAGGGCTTATCGTCTCCGTGTGCGGCGCGTACCTGAGCTGGACCATTATGGCTGCCGAAGTGCCGCTGCTGGCTGCGCAATATAAAGCGTTCCCGCGCCTTTTCGCCCGCCAGAATGCGCGCAATGCGCCGTCGGCATCGCTCTGGCTGACCAACGCCAGCGTGCAGATCTGTCTGGTGCTTATCTGGGCAACCGGCTCCGATTACAACACGCTGCTGACCATCGCCTCCGAGATGATTCTGGTGCCCTATTTCCTGGTCGGCGCTTATCTGCTGAAAATCGCCAGACGTCCTCTGCACAAGGCGATTGCTGTCGGGGCGTGCATTTATGGTTTATGGTTGCTGTATGCCTCAGGCCCGATGCATCTGCTGCTGTCGGTAGTGCTTTACGCGCCGGGCGTGGTGTTCTTCCTCTACGCGCGCCGCACCCATGTAGAAAACGTGGCGCTGAAAGGCCAGGAGAAAATCGTGATCGGCCTGCTGCTGATCGCCGCGCTGCCCGCCACCTGGATGCTGGTGCGCTAA
- the rstA gene encoding two-component system response regulator RstA yields the protein MSKIVFVEDDPEVGELIAAYLGRHDMDVIVESRGDRAEAVIARENPDLVLLDIMLPGKDGMTLCRDLRTHWQGPVVLLTSLDSDMNHILSLEMGANDYILKTTPPAVLLARLRLHLRQRVTTPAPADNSPTRQPHKALRFGTLCIDPLNRQVTLVGEQVALSTADFDLLWELATHAGQIMDRDALLKNLRGVSYDGLDRSVDVAISRLRKKLNDSATEPYRIKTVRNKGYLFAPHAWESEA from the coding sequence ATGAGCAAGATCGTTTTTGTTGAAGATGACCCGGAAGTCGGCGAGCTTATCGCCGCCTATCTGGGACGCCATGATATGGACGTGATTGTCGAGAGCCGCGGCGATCGCGCCGAGGCGGTGATTGCGCGCGAAAATCCCGATCTGGTGCTGCTGGATATTATGCTGCCGGGCAAAGACGGCATGACGCTCTGCCGCGACCTGCGTACGCACTGGCAAGGGCCGGTGGTGCTGCTAACTTCGCTCGACAGCGACATGAACCATATTCTGTCGCTCGAAATGGGCGCGAATGATTACATTCTGAAAACCACCCCACCTGCGGTGCTGCTGGCCAGGCTGCGTTTGCACCTGCGCCAGCGTGTAACCACGCCTGCGCCTGCCGACAACTCGCCCACACGACAACCGCACAAAGCGCTGCGCTTTGGCACGCTCTGTATTGACCCTCTGAATCGCCAGGTCACACTGGTGGGTGAACAGGTGGCGCTTTCTACCGCCGATTTCGACCTGCTCTGGGAACTGGCAACCCACGCCGGGCAGATAATGGACCGCGACGCGCTATTAAAAAACCTGCGCGGCGTGAGTTATGACGGGCTCGATCGCAGCGTGGACGTTGCGATTTCCCGCCTGCGAAAAAAACTTAACGACAGCGCCACCGAGCCTTACCGCATCAAAACTGTACGCAATAAAGGCTACCTCTTCGCGCCGCATGCCTGGGAAAGTGAAGCATAA
- a CDS encoding SDR family NAD(P)-dependent oxidoreductase, whose product MNARFNEKVVIVTGGTSGIGLASAKAFADEGAHVFITGRRQDALDAALRQLGDNVTGVRGDMSKLADIDRLYEAVQQRHSHIDVVFANAGGGEFAPLGAISEAHYQDTFDTNVKGVLFTVQKALPLLRDGASIVLTSSTTSATGTPAFSVYSATKAAVRSFARNWILDVKDRGIRINAISPGVTETAGLNALFGGGDLAENVKNDFTAQIPLGRVGQPDEIARAVLFLASVDASYVNGVELFVDGGMAQI is encoded by the coding sequence ATGAACGCACGTTTTAATGAGAAAGTTGTTATCGTGACAGGCGGCACCAGCGGTATCGGGCTTGCGAGCGCAAAAGCCTTCGCAGATGAGGGCGCGCACGTCTTTATCACAGGCCGCCGACAGGACGCACTCGACGCCGCGCTGCGCCAGCTAGGTGACAACGTCACGGGTGTGCGTGGCGATATGAGCAAGCTTGCTGATATCGATCGCCTGTATGAAGCGGTGCAGCAGCGCCACAGTCATATCGATGTCGTCTTTGCTAACGCGGGCGGCGGCGAGTTTGCGCCGCTTGGCGCGATTTCGGAGGCGCACTATCAGGACACCTTCGACACCAACGTCAAAGGTGTATTGTTCACGGTGCAAAAAGCGCTGCCGCTCCTGCGCGACGGGGCATCGATTGTTCTGACGTCGTCCACCACCAGTGCCACCGGTACGCCAGCCTTCAGCGTGTATTCAGCGACAAAAGCGGCGGTGCGCAGCTTTGCCCGTAACTGGATACTGGATGTCAAAGACCGCGGGATCCGCATAAACGCCATCAGCCCTGGTGTGACGGAGACTGCCGGGCTGAATGCGCTTTTTGGCGGCGGCGATCTGGCAGAAAACGTGAAAAATGACTTCACCGCGCAAATTCCGCTTGGGCGTGTCGGACAACCCGATGAAATCGCCCGCGCGGTGTTGTTCCTGGCCTCCGTGGACGCGAGTTACGTGAATGGCGTTGAACTGTTTGTCGATGGCGGGATGGCGCAGATTTAA
- a CDS encoding LysR family transcriptional regulator yields the protein MQPDLNDYFYYAEVVNHGGFAAASRALKQPKSKLSRRVAGLEAQLGVRLIERSSRRFRVTDIGQAFYEKCRAMLLEAEKAQAVIAQARKEPQGVVRFSCPTGLVEIISATLPVFMNRYPQVKLQIIAIDRPVDLIEERVDIALRVRTELTSDTELIMRSLGTSSRILVASPRLASQLDSEVDALTCHPTLGTSDEPGEITWALEHAQGKRCLIRHAPRLSCADFTAIRAAAIAGLGIALLPDHVCAQALKSGELVHVYRGWQGQRGIVHLVFTTRRGLPPAVRAFIDHLATHFPLTTSAIA from the coding sequence ATGCAACCCGATCTTAATGACTATTTTTATTATGCCGAAGTGGTAAACCACGGCGGTTTTGCGGCGGCCAGCCGGGCGCTGAAGCAACCCAAATCTAAACTGAGCCGCCGTGTAGCGGGGCTTGAAGCGCAGCTTGGCGTGCGGCTGATTGAGCGCTCCAGCCGCCGCTTTCGGGTAACGGATATTGGTCAGGCGTTCTATGAGAAATGCCGTGCCATGCTGCTTGAGGCAGAAAAGGCGCAGGCGGTCATTGCACAGGCGCGTAAAGAGCCGCAGGGTGTGGTGCGTTTTAGCTGCCCGACGGGTTTAGTGGAGATAATCTCCGCGACCCTGCCGGTATTTATGAACCGCTATCCGCAGGTGAAGCTGCAAATCATCGCCATTGACCGCCCGGTTGATCTCATTGAAGAGCGCGTGGACATTGCCCTTCGCGTGCGTACTGAACTGACCAGTGACACCGAGTTGATTATGCGCTCGCTTGGAACCTCGAGCCGCATCCTTGTGGCAAGCCCCCGACTCGCCAGCCAGCTCGACAGCGAGGTTGACGCCCTGACCTGCCATCCGACGCTCGGTACCAGCGATGAGCCCGGCGAAATCACCTGGGCGCTGGAACATGCGCAGGGAAAACGTTGTCTGATTCGCCACGCGCCGCGGCTCAGTTGTGCCGATTTCACGGCAATCCGCGCCGCCGCCATCGCAGGGCTTGGCATCGCGCTGCTGCCGGACCATGTCTGCGCGCAGGCGCTGAAAAGCGGCGAGCTGGTGCATGTCTATCGCGGCTGGCAAGGCCAGCGCGGGATCGTGCACCTGGTGTTTACAACGCGTCGGGGTCTGCCGCCCGCCGTCAGAGCTTTTATCGATCATCTGGCAACCCATTTCCCTTTAACTACCTCGGCAATAGCGTAA
- the folM gene encoding dihydromonapterin reductase gives MKKLDKPIVITGAGRRIGLALAHHFLAQHHDVIVSYRTRYPAIDVLEDAGAVCIEADFCHDDGILAFAEEVKARTTHIRALLHNASAWQAESPAVPPSEVLCAMLQIHVHAPYLLNFALEPLLRGQGHAACDIIHFTDYVVERGSDKHIAYAASKAALDNLTRSFARKLAPEVKVNAIAPSLILFNEHDDPEYRQKALNKSLMKIAPGEKEIIDLVDYLLTSRYVTGHSYPVNGGRPLR, from the coding sequence ATGAAAAAACTGGATAAGCCCATTGTTATCACCGGCGCGGGCCGCCGAATCGGTCTGGCGCTGGCGCACCATTTCCTGGCGCAGCACCATGATGTGATTGTGAGTTACCGTACCCGTTACCCCGCGATAGATGTGCTGGAAGACGCAGGTGCAGTCTGCATCGAGGCCGATTTCTGCCATGACGACGGCATTCTCGCCTTCGCCGAAGAGGTAAAGGCCCGCACCACGCATATCCGCGCGCTACTGCATAACGCCAGCGCGTGGCAGGCGGAAAGCCCGGCCGTTCCGCCGTCTGAAGTGCTGTGCGCGATGCTGCAAATTCACGTTCACGCGCCCTATCTCCTGAACTTTGCCCTGGAACCCCTGCTGCGCGGTCAGGGACACGCTGCCTGCGATATTATTCACTTTACCGATTATGTCGTGGAGCGCGGCAGCGACAAACATATCGCGTATGCGGCCAGCAAAGCGGCGCTTGATAATCTCACCCGCTCGTTTGCGCGCAAGCTGGCGCCGGAGGTCAAAGTGAACGCCATCGCACCGTCGCTTATCCTCTTTAACGAGCATGACGACCCGGAGTACCGCCAGAAGGCCCTCAACAAGTCGCTGATGAAAATCGCGCCCGGCGAAAAAGAGATTATCGATCTCGTCGATTACCTTCTTACCAGCCGTTACGTGACGGGTCACAGCTACCCGGTGAACGGCGGTCGTCCGCTGCGTTAA
- the pntB gene encoding Re/Si-specific NAD(P)(+) transhydrogenase subunit beta: MSGGLVTAAYIVAAILFIFSLAGLSKHETSRQGNLFGIAGMAIALVATIFGPYASNVGWIIIAMAIGGAIGIRLAKRVEMTEMPELVAILHSFVGLAAVLVGFNSYLHHEPGLAPVLVNIHLTEVFLGIFIGAVTFTGSVVAFGKLRGKISSKPLMLPNRHKLNLAALVVSFILLLIFVQTESTGTQVFALFVMTLIALAFGWHLVASIGGADMPVVVSMLNSYSGWAAAAAGFMLSNDLLIVTGALVGSSGAILSYIMCKAMNRSFISVIAGGFGTDGSSTGESDEVGEHREITAEETAEMLKNSTSVIITPGYGMAVAQAQYPVAEITEKLRARGIKVRFGIHPVAGRLPGHMNVLLAEAKVPYDIVLEMDEINDDFTDTDTVLVIGANDTVNPAAQDDPRSPIAGMPVLEVWKAQNVIVFKRSMNTGYAGVQNPLFFKENTQMLFGDAKASVDAILKAL, from the coding sequence ATGTCTGGAGGATTAGTTACGGCTGCGTATATTGTCGCCGCAATTCTCTTTATTTTCAGCCTGGCGGGGCTTTCTAAGCACGAAACCTCACGACAGGGCAACCTGTTCGGTATCGCGGGGATGGCGATTGCGCTGGTCGCGACCATTTTCGGGCCGTATGCCAGTAATGTCGGCTGGATAATCATCGCGATGGCAATTGGCGGCGCGATCGGGATCCGTCTTGCTAAACGTGTCGAAATGACAGAAATGCCGGAGCTGGTGGCGATTCTGCACAGCTTCGTAGGCCTGGCGGCGGTGCTGGTGGGCTTTAACAGCTACCTGCATCACGAGCCAGGGCTCGCGCCAGTGCTGGTGAATATTCACCTGACCGAAGTCTTCCTCGGCATTTTCATCGGTGCGGTGACATTTACCGGCTCGGTGGTGGCGTTTGGAAAACTGCGCGGCAAGATTTCGTCTAAACCGCTGATGCTGCCAAACCGTCATAAGCTCAACCTGGCGGCGCTGGTCGTGTCCTTTATCCTGCTGCTTATTTTTGTGCAGACGGAGAGCACCGGTACACAGGTATTTGCGCTGTTTGTGATGACGCTAATTGCGTTAGCGTTCGGCTGGCACCTGGTGGCGTCCATCGGCGGTGCCGATATGCCGGTGGTGGTTTCCATGCTCAACTCTTATTCCGGTTGGGCGGCCGCTGCGGCGGGCTTTATGCTGAGCAACGATCTGCTGATCGTGACCGGCGCACTGGTAGGTTCTTCGGGCGCCATTCTCTCTTACATCATGTGTAAAGCGATGAACCGTTCGTTTATCAGCGTGATTGCAGGCGGTTTCGGCACCGATGGCTCGTCCACTGGCGAGAGCGATGAGGTGGGTGAGCACCGCGAGATAACGGCAGAAGAGACCGCAGAAATGCTGAAGAACTCGACCTCTGTCATCATCACGCCGGGCTACGGCATGGCGGTAGCGCAGGCACAATATCCGGTTGCGGAAATTACCGAGAAACTGCGCGCGCGCGGCATCAAAGTCCGCTTCGGTATTCACCCGGTCGCGGGCCGTCTGCCAGGGCATATGAACGTGCTGCTGGCCGAGGCGAAAGTGCCGTATGACATTGTGCTTGAAATGGATGAAATCAACGACGATTTCACCGACACCGATACGGTGCTGGTCATTGGTGCGAACGATACCGTCAACCCGGCGGCACAGGACGATCCGAGAAGCCCCATCGCCGGCATGCCGGTGCTGGAAGTGTGGAAGGCGCAAAACGTTATCGTCTTTAAGCGTTCTATGAACACCGGCTACGCAGGCGTTCAGAACCCGCTGTTCTTTAAAGAGAATACGCAGATGCTGTTTGGCGATGCGAAAGCGAGCGTGGACGCTATCCTGAAAGCCCTGTAA
- the pntA gene encoding Re/Si-specific NAD(P)(+) transhydrogenase subunit alpha: MRIGVPKERVALETRVAATPKTVEQLLKLGFSVAVERDAGKLASFDDEAFSAVGASVVETAEVWESDVILKVNAPQDDEIAQLRPGTTLISFIWPAQNPQLLEKLAAKNVTVMAMDSVPRISRAQSLDALSSMANIAGYRAIVEAAHEFGRFFTGQITAAGKVPPAKVMVIGAGVAGLAAIGAANSLGAIVRAFDTRPEVKEQVQSMGAEFLELDFKEEAGSGDGYAKVMSEAFIKAEMALFAAQAKEVDIIVTTALIPGKPAPKLITREMVDSMQPGSVIVDLAAQNGGNCEYTVPNEVFVTPGGVKVIGYTDLPGRLPTQSSQLYGTNLVNLLKLLCKEKDGAVVVDFDDVVVRGVTVIREGEVTWPAPPIQVSAQPQAAAAKPKAAPVEPPAPASPWRKYALIALAIILFGWLANVAPKEFLGHFTVFALACVVGYYVVWNVSHALHTPLMSVTNAISGIIVVGALLQIGDGGWISFLSFIAILIASINIFGGFTVTQRMLKMFRKN, translated from the coding sequence ATGCGTATTGGTGTACCAAAAGAGCGGGTCGCGCTGGAAACCCGCGTCGCGGCGACCCCAAAAACGGTGGAACAGCTGCTGAAGCTGGGTTTCAGCGTCGCGGTGGAGCGTGATGCCGGTAAACTGGCAAGTTTCGATGATGAGGCGTTCAGTGCCGTGGGCGCAAGCGTGGTGGAAACCGCTGAGGTCTGGGAATCGGATGTTATCCTGAAGGTGAACGCGCCGCAGGATGACGAAATTGCGCAGCTGCGCCCGGGCACGACGCTGATAAGCTTTATCTGGCCTGCCCAGAATCCACAACTGCTGGAAAAACTGGCGGCGAAAAACGTCACCGTGATGGCGATGGATTCTGTGCCGCGTATTTCCCGCGCGCAGTCGCTGGATGCTTTAAGCTCCATGGCTAACATCGCAGGCTATCGCGCGATTGTGGAAGCCGCACACGAGTTTGGTCGTTTCTTCACCGGTCAAATCACCGCAGCCGGTAAAGTGCCGCCCGCCAAGGTGATGGTGATTGGCGCAGGGGTTGCAGGTCTTGCCGCGATTGGCGCTGCCAACAGCCTTGGTGCGATTGTTCGCGCGTTCGACACCCGCCCGGAAGTCAAAGAGCAGGTGCAGAGCATGGGCGCCGAGTTCCTGGAGCTCGATTTTAAAGAAGAAGCGGGCAGCGGCGACGGCTACGCCAAAGTGATGTCCGAGGCGTTTATCAAAGCGGAAATGGCGCTTTTCGCCGCCCAGGCGAAAGAGGTGGACATTATCGTGACCACCGCGTTGATTCCGGGCAAACCGGCACCGAAGCTGATTACCCGTGAAATGGTTGATTCCATGCAGCCAGGCAGCGTGATTGTCGATCTCGCCGCGCAAAACGGCGGCAACTGTGAATACACCGTGCCGAATGAAGTTTTTGTCACGCCTGGCGGCGTGAAGGTCATCGGGTATACCGATCTGCCGGGCCGTTTGCCGACGCAATCCTCCCAGCTTTACGGCACCAACCTGGTGAACCTGCTGAAGCTTTTATGCAAAGAGAAAGACGGCGCGGTCGTCGTCGATTTTGACGACGTCGTGGTGCGTGGCGTAACCGTGATCCGCGAAGGCGAAGTCACCTGGCCTGCGCCGCCGATTCAGGTTTCCGCACAGCCGCAGGCCGCGGCGGCAAAACCAAAAGCCGCGCCGGTTGAGCCGCCTGCGCCTGCGTCGCCGTGGCGTAAATATGCGCTGATTGCCCTTGCCATTATTTTGTTTGGCTGGCTTGCTAATGTCGCGCCGAAGGAGTTCCTCGGCCACTTCACCGTCTTTGCGCTCGCCTGCGTGGTTGGCTACTACGTGGTGTGGAACGTTTCCCATGCGCTGCATACGCCGCTGATGTCCGTCACCAATGCTATTTCAGGGATTATCGTCGTTGGCGCGCTGCTGCAGATTGGCGATGGCGGCTGGATAAGCTTCCTGAGCTTCATCGCGATCCTCATCGCCAGCATTAATATTTTTGGTGGTTTCACCGTCACTCAGCGCATGCTGAAAATGTTCCGGAAGAACTAA